From Pseudoalteromonas sp. Scap06:
AGCTCTTGGGGGATTAAACGCAGCATTCTACGCTCGTTTTTAAGCCCTAAATCCCCTAAGCCATCACACCATGCTTGATACGGTGCCAACCATGTTTTTTCTTGTTCGGTTAAGCCTTTTTCACTTTTGCCCACCATGGGCGCCGACATCATAATGTCGCCAGAGGCAAGCCGTGCAATATTTTCATCACTTATCGCATCTTCAAAAAATGCATTACTGCCACTGAGCATAAATACTTCGCGGTGCATGGTTTTAGCAAGCCCATGCTCAGCCACGCGTAAACTAACAATTTGATTAAACACATGTGAACGCGCAGCAGAAATAATAATGCCTCGCAGCTTTTTATCGCGAATACGCTCACCGGCAAACATTTTTTCGGCCATCACTAGGTTGTGCCCATCACGACCAAAGCGCTGTTCACCAAAATAATTAGGCACACCTGCGCGTACCGCGTTTATACGGCATAAAATATCAAGCGGCTCGGTTACATTGCGCAAGGTAATAGTAAATCTATTTCCTTTGTGGCAACCGGTGCGCAATTTTCGCTCATGGCGCTGCTGCGATACCACAAACACGCTTTCACTGTTCAGCTCAGTAAAATCAATATGCTTTTTAATCGGTACTTTTACGCTAAACCACTGCGAGCATACTCCATGGCGGTCTTTCATACCGGCATAGCTTACATCACGTGGCGATACACCCGCTTTTTGTGCAATCAGCTTGGCAACATATTGGGTGTTTTCACCCTTTTTAACCACTTGCAAACACACGTGTTCACCACTGCCGGTAAACTCTATACCGAGATCCTCATCAACCATAAAGTCTTCTGCGGTGGTTTTAAAGTCGGCTTTGGAAAGCGGCGCGCCATATAAATAATTTAATTCGCTCATGCGTTTTGTTTGCTCATAATGACCACGGCATGGCTTGAAATGCCTTCTTTACGCCCCTCAAAACCGAGTTTTTCGGTAGTGGTAGCTTTTACATTTACCTGTGAAAGCTCGGCATTTAAATCACTGGCAAGGTTGCCACGCATCGCTTGAATGTGCGGCAGCATTTTTGGTGCTTGTGCCACAATAGTGACATCCGCATTGCCCAATACATAACCTTGTTGCTTAGCAAGGTTCACTACATGGCGAAGTAAAATACGGCTATCAATATTTTCATATTCACTGGCCGTATCCGGAAAATGCTTACCAATATCGCCCAGCGCTAATGATCCTAAAATAGCGTCACATAAGGCATGAATAGCTACATCACCATCTGAGTGTGCTAAAAAGCCTTGTGGATAATCAATTTTTTCGCCGCAGATAGTTAAAGGCCCTTGGCCTCCAAATTTATGCACGTCAAAACCATGGCCTATTCGTATCATGTTGCACTCTCATTATTTTGTTTTTGCAGTAAAAAGCCTGCTAAATCTAAATCTTCTGGGGTGGTAATTTTAATATTATCACTACGCCCTGCTACCAGCTTTACCGGCTTATTTGCCCACTCCATTGCACTGGCTTCATCAGTAATGGTTGCACCGCTGTTAAGCGCACTTTGCAATGCCGTTTTAAGCTCGTCGTATTTAAACAGTTGCGGGGTAAGCGCTTGCCATAAATCATCACGAGGCACAGTTTGCTGCGCATGGCTTTGCCCTCGTTTTATAGTGTCTTTTACTTTGCTGGCTAAAATGCCGCCTTCATCAGCCTGCATGCACTGTGCGATTAAGCGCTCTATATCAGCAATATCGACTAAAGGTCTTGCAGCGTCGTGCACCAAAACCCAAGCAGGTGGGTTGGCAGCTAAAAACAATAAACTGTTTAACACTGAATCTGCGCGCTCTTTACCGCCAATAGCACGCACAATGCGAGGATCAGCTAGCGTAAGGTCGTCAAAGTAGGGGTCGGTTTCGCTCAGAGCCACCACTATAGAGTTTAACTGCGGTAACTGCGATAACTTAGCGAGCGTATGCTCTAGAATGGTTTTCCCTGCTAAGGAAATATATTGCTTTGGTGTTGTGTGTTGCATTCGACTGCCAACACCTGCGGCAGGAACAATAGCAGCAATAGTTTGTTTATTTGTCATGGTGTTGAGCCGGTAAAACACGAATAAAGGTTTCGTCCGGTTTAATCATTCCTAATTCGTTGCGGGCACGCTCTTCAATGCCTTCGTGGCCGAGCTTTAAATCTTCTATATCCGCTTTTAATACTTTATTACGCTTTATTAGTTTTTCGTTAGTTTGTTGATGCGATGCCACCGCATTTTTTAAACGGGTGTAGTCTTGCACCCCGTTATGACCAAACCAAAGGCGATACTGGATAAAAAGTGCTAAGCACAACAAGCCAAATTGAAAAAATCGCATTAAACACTCCTTATTTTAATTTTTAATTATCTACTTATGCTAGCGGCCGCTTAACATTGCGCCAATTAATATTGGCAGCTAGTAACATTTCCCGTAGTGACAAAACCCGTGGCGTGCTACGCTTTGAAAACTGCCACTGGTGGCCACAACACGCCGCTGCAAGGCTCGTTTTACTAGGTTTAAGCAGTTGCGCACTTTGCTGCTCAAGTCCTTGGCCTAAAAAATCAAACCAGCCAAGTTCATTACAATGCAGTTGCGTATCAGCTACTTGATCAATGCTGTCTATTCTAACCCGAATTTGACCGTGACTTTGTAATAATACCGGAATTATTAGCCCTACTTTGGCATGCGCTTGATAAAAAAGTTCATTCGCTGAAGGATTAGCCTCTGGCGGTGTTGGTTTTTGCTTTTCAAGCCAGCCTCCATTTTGCGCATCAAGCGTAAAAGGCAATGGTGCATTAGCTACACGTGTTGCGGCACGTTCAATATAATAAGGCAGACTTTTTAATTGCCTGCGTAAACGGTCACCATTAGGTTCAGCCACTAAGCGCTGAACTTCACGCTGATAAAAAGCATTGCATAATTGTGCGTAAAGCACTTTTTCTGCATCAGTTTGCCACATTTCAACTTGCTGGCTTGTGTTAAACTGCTTATTTTTAGCAACCAATCGCTGTACTCAAAAAAACATTTTAATACTGTTTTATAACACAGTAATGCACAGTTTTTAAGCACTTGTAGTAATTTAAGCGCTTGGCTTTTCACCTAATTTTGCAATACCTGATTCTAAAAATTGCACCATAGTACTGCGCTTTTTACCTATTAATAAGCTGCCATCAGATAAAAACATAAAGTTTTGCCAGTTACGTTTAAACACATCAAATGTCGTTTCGATAATATTGTCGCGTGCCATGCAAAAATACACTGTGGTATTAGCCTGCCAATCTAAGTGGTTCAAAATAGCTTCTGGAAATTGCGGTTCTTCGCTTTCCCACGCATC
This genomic window contains:
- the truD gene encoding tRNA pseudouridine(13) synthase TruD, coding for MSELNYLYGAPLSKADFKTTAEDFMVDEDLGIEFTGSGEHVCLQVVKKGENTQYVAKLIAQKAGVSPRDVSYAGMKDRHGVCSQWFSVKVPIKKHIDFTELNSESVFVVSQQRHERKLRTGCHKGNRFTITLRNVTEPLDILCRINAVRAGVPNYFGEQRFGRDGHNLVMAEKMFAGERIRDKKLRGIIISAARSHVFNQIVSLRVAEHGLAKTMHREVFMLSGSNAFFEDAISDENIARLASGDIMMSAPMVGKSEKGLTEQEKTWLAPYQAWCDGLGDLGLKNERRMLRLIPQELSIETLDERTLKLSFGLPKGCFATALLRELVDYTDASPRERKEKDNADEDSIK
- the ispF gene encoding 2-C-methyl-D-erythritol 2,4-cyclodiphosphate synthase, giving the protein MIRIGHGFDVHKFGGQGPLTICGEKIDYPQGFLAHSDGDVAIHALCDAILGSLALGDIGKHFPDTASEYENIDSRILLRHVVNLAKQQGYVLGNADVTIVAQAPKMLPHIQAMRGNLASDLNAELSQVNVKATTTEKLGFEGRKEGISSHAVVIMSKQNA
- the ispD gene encoding 2-C-methyl-D-erythritol 4-phosphate cytidylyltransferase, whose translation is MTNKQTIAAIVPAAGVGSRMQHTTPKQYISLAGKTILEHTLAKLSQLPQLNSIVVALSETDPYFDDLTLADPRIVRAIGGKERADSVLNSLLFLAANPPAWVLVHDAARPLVDIADIERLIAQCMQADEGGILASKVKDTIKRGQSHAQQTVPRDDLWQALTPQLFKYDELKTALQSALNSGATITDEASAMEWANKPVKLVAGRSDNIKITTPEDLDLAGFLLQKQNNESAT
- the ftsB gene encoding cell division protein FtsB; its protein translation is MRFFQFGLLCLALFIQYRLWFGHNGVQDYTRLKNAVASHQQTNEKLIKRNKVLKADIEDLKLGHEGIEERARNELGMIKPDETFIRVLPAQHHDK
- a CDS encoding DUF2947 domain-containing protein; its protein translation is MNYISLDDYKKAWVFRHKDIPVSDIDAANIKPMTSERAAVLWTTMVSREHDHPDFFDKTDWCAQEQNFSQEINWEDAWESEEPQFPEAILNHLDWQANTTVYFCMARDNIIETTFDVFKRNWQNFMFLSDGSLLIGKKRSTMVQFLESGIAKLGEKPSA